One genomic region from Gossypium hirsutum isolate 1008001.06 chromosome D13, Gossypium_hirsutum_v2.1, whole genome shotgun sequence encodes:
- the LOC107920431 gene encoding bifunctional aspartate aminotransferase and glutamate/aspartate-prephenate aminotransferase isoform X1, with protein MAISLHNSTNISRVGFASPFLGSNSASKVSISVSLPSFSNLSFKSVETSSQQLYRISAMSKAESSSSDQVKVDISLSPRVNSVKPSKTVAITDHATALAQAGVPVIRLAAGEPDFDTPAIIAEAGINAIREGYTRYSPNAGTLELRTAICHKLKEENGISYTPDQIVVSNGAKQSILQAVLAVCSPGDEVIIPAPYWVSYPEMARLADATPVILPTLISDNFLLDPELLESNITEKSRLLILCSPSNPTGSVYPKKLLEKIAEIVAKHPRLLVLSDEIYEHIIYAPAAHTSFASLPGMWERTLTVNGFSKAFAMTGWRLGYIAGPKNFIAACNKIQSQSTSGASSIAQKAGVAALGLGYAGGEVVSTMVKAFRERRDFLVKSFGELEGVKISEPQGAFYLFIDFSSYYGIEVEGFGKIENSESLCRYLLDKGQVALVPGDAFGDDSCIRISYAASLTTLQASFERIKKALISLRPAVPV; from the exons ATGGCAATTTCTCTTCATAATTCAACAAACATTTCCCGTGTTGGCTTCGCTTCCCCATTTTTGGGATCAAATTCCGCCTCCAAGGTCTCTATTTCCGTTTCTTTGCCTTCTTTTTCAAATCTCTCCTTCAA ATCTGTTGAGACTTCAAGTCAACAGTTATATAGAATAAGTGCAATGTCGAAGGCAGAGAGTAGCAGCTCTGACCAAGTGAAAGTTGACATCTCTTTGAGCCCCAGAGTTAACTCTGTGAAGCCTTCAAAGACAGTGGCTATAACTGATCATGCAACTGCTCTTGCACAAGCTGGTGTCCCTGTTATTCGATTGGCTGCTGGAGAGCCTGATTTTGATACACCAGCCATTATAGCTGAg GCTGGGATAAATGCTATTCGTGAAGGTTACACAAGGTACAGTCCTAACGCAGGTACTTTGGAACTTCGTACGGCAATCTGTCATAAGCTAAAAG AGGAGAATGGTATCTCTTATACACCTGATCAAATTGTGGTCAGTAATGGTGCTAAACAGAGTATCCTTCAAGCAGTTCTTGCAGTTTGTTCTCCTGGGGATGAG GTTATAATTCCTGCTCCATATTGGGTGAGTTACCCGGAAATGGCGAGGCTGGCCGATGCAACACCTGTTATTCTTCCAACACTCATTTCTGACAATTTTCTATTGGACCCAGAGCTCCTTGAGTCTAATATCACTGAAAAATCAAGATTGTTGATTCTATGCTCCCCATCAAATCCAACTGGATCTGTTTACCCTAAGAAACTGCTTGAAAAAATTGCAGAAATTGTAGCAAAGCATCCCAGGCTTCTG GTGCTATCTGATGAAATATACGAACATATAATTTATGCTCCCGCAGCTCACACAAGCTTTGCATCATTGCCAGGCATGTGGGAGCGGACTTTAACAGTCAATGGCTTTTCCAAG GCTTTTGCAATGACTGGATGGCGACTTGGATATATTGCTGGACCTAAGAACTTTATTGCAGCATGTAATAAAATCCAGAGTCAG TCGACTTCAGGAGCTAGTAGTATAGCACAAAAAGCAGGAGTTGCTGCATTAGGCTTGGGTTATGCTGGTGGGGAAGTAGTTTCCACCATGGTGAAAGCCTTCAGGGAACGTCGAGATTTCTTGGTTAAAAGCTTTGGAGAATTGGAAGGTGTTAAGATATCTGAACCTCAG GGAGCTTTCTATCTATTCATTGATTTCAGTTCTTACTACGGAATAGAAGTTGAAGGTTTTGGTAAAATTGAAAATTCAGAATCACTCTGTCGATACCTCCTGGACAAGGGTCAG GTTGCACTAGTCCCTGGAGATGCATTCGGGGACGATAGCTGCATTCGGATATCATATGCAGCATCCCTCACTACCTTACAAGCTTCTTTTGAGAGAATTAAGAAAGCACTCATCTCCCTCAGGCCTGCTGTTCCTGTTTAA
- the LOC107920431 gene encoding bifunctional aspartate aminotransferase and glutamate/aspartate-prephenate aminotransferase isoform X2, with protein MSKAESSSSDQVKVDISLSPRVNSVKPSKTVAITDHATALAQAGVPVIRLAAGEPDFDTPAIIAEAGINAIREGYTRYSPNAGTLELRTAICHKLKEENGISYTPDQIVVSNGAKQSILQAVLAVCSPGDEVIIPAPYWVSYPEMARLADATPVILPTLISDNFLLDPELLESNITEKSRLLILCSPSNPTGSVYPKKLLEKIAEIVAKHPRLLVLSDEIYEHIIYAPAAHTSFASLPGMWERTLTVNGFSKAFAMTGWRLGYIAGPKNFIAACNKIQSQSTSGASSIAQKAGVAALGLGYAGGEVVSTMVKAFRERRDFLVKSFGELEGVKISEPQGAFYLFIDFSSYYGIEVEGFGKIENSESLCRYLLDKGQVALVPGDAFGDDSCIRISYAASLTTLQASFERIKKALISLRPAVPV; from the exons ATGTCGAAGGCAGAGAGTAGCAGCTCTGACCAAGTGAAAGTTGACATCTCTTTGAGCCCCAGAGTTAACTCTGTGAAGCCTTCAAAGACAGTGGCTATAACTGATCATGCAACTGCTCTTGCACAAGCTGGTGTCCCTGTTATTCGATTGGCTGCTGGAGAGCCTGATTTTGATACACCAGCCATTATAGCTGAg GCTGGGATAAATGCTATTCGTGAAGGTTACACAAGGTACAGTCCTAACGCAGGTACTTTGGAACTTCGTACGGCAATCTGTCATAAGCTAAAAG AGGAGAATGGTATCTCTTATACACCTGATCAAATTGTGGTCAGTAATGGTGCTAAACAGAGTATCCTTCAAGCAGTTCTTGCAGTTTGTTCTCCTGGGGATGAG GTTATAATTCCTGCTCCATATTGGGTGAGTTACCCGGAAATGGCGAGGCTGGCCGATGCAACACCTGTTATTCTTCCAACACTCATTTCTGACAATTTTCTATTGGACCCAGAGCTCCTTGAGTCTAATATCACTGAAAAATCAAGATTGTTGATTCTATGCTCCCCATCAAATCCAACTGGATCTGTTTACCCTAAGAAACTGCTTGAAAAAATTGCAGAAATTGTAGCAAAGCATCCCAGGCTTCTG GTGCTATCTGATGAAATATACGAACATATAATTTATGCTCCCGCAGCTCACACAAGCTTTGCATCATTGCCAGGCATGTGGGAGCGGACTTTAACAGTCAATGGCTTTTCCAAG GCTTTTGCAATGACTGGATGGCGACTTGGATATATTGCTGGACCTAAGAACTTTATTGCAGCATGTAATAAAATCCAGAGTCAG TCGACTTCAGGAGCTAGTAGTATAGCACAAAAAGCAGGAGTTGCTGCATTAGGCTTGGGTTATGCTGGTGGGGAAGTAGTTTCCACCATGGTGAAAGCCTTCAGGGAACGTCGAGATTTCTTGGTTAAAAGCTTTGGAGAATTGGAAGGTGTTAAGATATCTGAACCTCAG GGAGCTTTCTATCTATTCATTGATTTCAGTTCTTACTACGGAATAGAAGTTGAAGGTTTTGGTAAAATTGAAAATTCAGAATCACTCTGTCGATACCTCCTGGACAAGGGTCAG GTTGCACTAGTCCCTGGAGATGCATTCGGGGACGATAGCTGCATTCGGATATCATATGCAGCATCCCTCACTACCTTACAAGCTTCTTTTGAGAGAATTAAGAAAGCACTCATCTCCCTCAGGCCTGCTGTTCCTGTTTAA